A genomic segment from Actinomadura hallensis encodes:
- a CDS encoding LLM class flavin-dependent oxidoreductase: protein MSVSFSVLDLAPVVSGGTSAQALRNTLDLARRAERLGYRRYWLAEHHAMPGIASSAPAVLVGQVAAATSTMRIGSGGVMLPNHAPMVVAEQFGTLEALYPGRIDLGLGRAPGTDQATARALRRAPGPLSADDFPEQVVELRSYFAADSTVTPAAGNEPPIWLLGSSGFSAQLAGLLGMPFAFAHHFSAANTEPALKLYRETFRPGALDEPYAMIGVSVIAAETDERARELAAPQALSFLLLRRGNPGPLPSPEEAAAYPYTPLEREMIEARLAEQVVGGPETVRKDLDALVERTGVDEVMVMTQVHDHGDRLRSYEILADLYPESLRPG, encoded by the coding sequence ATGAGCGTGTCCTTCTCCGTCCTCGACCTGGCACCCGTCGTCAGCGGCGGCACGTCCGCGCAGGCGCTGCGCAACACCCTCGACCTGGCCCGCCGCGCCGAGCGGCTCGGCTACCGCCGGTACTGGCTCGCCGAGCACCACGCGATGCCCGGCATCGCCAGCTCCGCGCCCGCCGTGCTGGTCGGGCAGGTCGCGGCGGCGACGTCCACGATGCGGATCGGCTCCGGCGGGGTCATGCTGCCGAACCACGCGCCGATGGTGGTCGCCGAGCAGTTCGGGACGCTGGAGGCCCTCTACCCGGGGCGCATCGACCTCGGCCTCGGCCGGGCCCCCGGCACCGACCAGGCCACCGCGCGGGCGCTGCGGCGCGCCCCCGGCCCGCTGTCCGCGGACGACTTCCCCGAGCAGGTCGTCGAGCTGCGCTCCTACTTCGCCGCCGACAGCACGGTCACGCCCGCCGCCGGGAACGAGCCGCCGATCTGGCTGCTCGGGTCCAGCGGGTTCAGCGCGCAGCTGGCCGGGCTGCTCGGCATGCCGTTCGCGTTCGCGCACCACTTCAGCGCCGCGAACACCGAGCCCGCGCTGAAGCTGTACCGCGAGACGTTCCGCCCCGGCGCGCTGGACGAGCCGTACGCGATGATCGGCGTGTCGGTCATCGCCGCCGAGACCGACGAGCGGGCGCGCGAGCTCGCGGCGCCGCAGGCGCTGTCGTTCCTGCTGCTGCGGCGCGGCAACCCGGGTCCGCTGCCGTCGCCGGAGGAGGCCGCCGCGTACCCGTACACGCCGCTCGAACGCGAGATGATCGAGGCGCGGCTGGCGGAGCAGGTGGTGGGCGGTCCCGAGACCGTCCGGAAGGATCTGGACGCGCTGGTCGAGCGCACGGGCGTCGACGAGGTCATGGTGATGACGCAAGTCCACGACCACGGCGACAGGCTGCGCTCCTACGAGATCCTCGCCGACCTGTACCCCGAGTCGCTCCGGCCGGGCTGA
- a CDS encoding IPT/TIG domain-containing protein — protein MAESPVGSEYARTRDIVVAAAVLLALTAVLVVVLVQAWPPAPAVALDGGTETPAPATTVELFGWSPTLSRETSMFVVVMAAGALGAVVHVLRSFYWYVGNRALRRSWLVMYLLLPFVGALLGLIVYLVLRGGLTSPAGGASDVNPYGVTAIAALVGLFSRETSEKLRSVFATLLSHPPSGRDQALPARVSAVEPVSGPVGTVVTLHGTGLGSATAVRFGAAQSRISDATDTFVRTAVPPGATTAPPVVITPTGPATGPEIFTVD, from the coding sequence GTGGCCGAGTCGCCGGTCGGATCCGAGTACGCCCGCACCCGCGACATCGTCGTCGCCGCGGCCGTCCTGCTCGCCCTCACCGCCGTGCTCGTCGTCGTCCTCGTCCAGGCGTGGCCGCCCGCCCCGGCCGTCGCCCTGGACGGGGGCACCGAGACCCCCGCCCCCGCCACGACCGTCGAGCTGTTCGGCTGGTCGCCCACGCTGTCCCGCGAGACGAGCATGTTCGTCGTCGTCATGGCCGCCGGGGCGCTCGGCGCGGTCGTGCACGTCCTGCGCTCGTTCTACTGGTACGTGGGCAACCGCGCGCTGCGCCGGAGCTGGCTGGTGATGTACCTGCTGCTCCCGTTCGTCGGGGCGCTGCTCGGATTGATCGTCTACCTCGTGCTGCGCGGCGGGCTGACCTCCCCGGCGGGCGGCGCGTCCGACGTCAACCCCTACGGCGTCACCGCGATCGCCGCGCTCGTCGGCCTGTTCTCCCGCGAGACGTCCGAGAAGCTCCGCAGCGTCTTCGCCACCCTGCTGTCCCACCCCCCGTCCGGGCGGGACCAGGCCCTCCCGGCCCGCGTCAGCGCGGTCGAGCCGGTGAGCGGCCCGGTCGGCACCGTGGTCACCCTCCACGGCACCGGGCTCGGCTCGGCGACCGCCGTGCGGTTCGGCGCCGCCCAGTCGCGCATCTCCGACGCGACCGACACGTTCGTCCGCACGGCCGTCCCTCCGGGCGCCACGACCGCGCCGCCCGTGGTGATCACCCCGACCGGGCCCGCGACCGGGCCCGAGATCTTCACGGTCGACTGA
- a CDS encoding MFS transporter, whose amino-acid sequence MSESFRPAPDVREARPRLVGRHLARVFAVTFMSLTGVFLLLSVVPMYAVSGGAGRTGAGVVTGSLMLTTVLAELALPRLMARFGYVPVLAAGLLLLGLPPLALVASSGMPAIIAVSLVRGFGFGVVVVVPNAMVAALAPPERRGEALGLFGLTAGLPTVLALPVGVWLAEEVGYTPVFAASTVVSVAALAALPGLPRGLAAASAEGSFGIVAGLRSPGLLRPAAAFASTAMAAGVLITFLPEAVPAAGVAAAALFVQPAATTLTRWQAGRAGDRHGAARLLAPAVALSAAGVALLVLVPDPVAVFASMVLFGAGFGVTQNASLALMYERAPVSGYGTVSAIWNIGYDGGMGIGGVAFGIAATHAGYPVAFGLTAVLISLTLPLAFRGRGARPPRTP is encoded by the coding sequence ATGAGCGAGTCCTTCCGGCCCGCGCCGGACGTCCGCGAAGCCCGCCCGCGCCTGGTCGGACGGCACCTGGCGCGCGTGTTCGCGGTCACCTTCATGAGCCTGACGGGCGTCTTCCTGCTGCTGTCGGTCGTCCCGATGTACGCGGTGTCGGGCGGGGCGGGCCGCACCGGCGCCGGCGTGGTGACGGGGTCGCTGATGCTGACGACCGTGCTCGCCGAGCTCGCCCTGCCCCGGCTGATGGCCCGGTTCGGGTACGTGCCGGTGCTCGCGGCCGGACTGCTGCTGCTCGGCCTGCCGCCGCTCGCGCTGGTCGCCTCGTCCGGGATGCCGGCGATCATCGCGGTGAGCCTGGTGCGCGGGTTCGGCTTCGGGGTCGTGGTGGTGGTGCCGAACGCGATGGTGGCCGCGCTCGCGCCGCCGGAGCGGCGCGGCGAGGCGCTCGGGCTGTTCGGGCTGACCGCCGGGCTGCCGACGGTGCTCGCGCTGCCGGTCGGGGTGTGGCTCGCGGAGGAGGTCGGCTACACGCCGGTGTTCGCGGCGTCGACGGTCGTCTCGGTCGCGGCGCTGGCCGCGCTGCCGGGCCTGCCGCGCGGCCTGGCGGCCGCGTCGGCGGAGGGGTCGTTCGGGATCGTGGCGGGGCTGCGGTCGCCGGGGCTGCTGCGCCCGGCGGCGGCGTTCGCCTCGACCGCGATGGCGGCGGGCGTGCTGATCACCTTCCTGCCGGAGGCGGTCCCGGCCGCGGGCGTCGCGGCGGCGGCGCTGTTCGTCCAGCCGGCCGCCACCACGCTGACCCGCTGGCAGGCGGGGCGCGCGGGGGACCGGCACGGCGCGGCGCGCCTGCTGGCGCCCGCCGTCGCGCTGTCGGCGGCGGGGGTGGCGCTGCTGGTGCTGGTCCCGGACCCGGTCGCCGTGTTCGCCTCGATGGTCCTGTTCGGGGCGGGGTTCGGGGTGACGCAGAACGCGAGCCTGGCGCTGATGTACGAGCGGGCGCCCGTCTCCGGCTACGGGACGGTCAGCGCGATCTGGAACATCGGCTACGACGGCGGCATGGGCATCGGCGGCGTCGCGTTCGGCATCGCGGCGACCCACGCCGGCTACCCGGTCGCCTTCGGCCTGACCGCGGTCCTGATCTCCCTGACGCTGCCGCTGGCGTTCCGCGGCCGCGGCGCGCGGCCGCCGCGGACGCCCTAA
- a CDS encoding ExeM/NucH family extracellular endonuclease, with protein sequence MRRTAAAIATVLTAGVAGGVPAAAAAEPPGCGTPADHRISEVQGPGETSPVNGRTVRVEGVVTADFQRPDQLGGFFVQDPVPDADPRTSEGLFVYSAQEVSVGDRVLVTGRATEFNGLTELSPVSSVDVCGRGRVAPVNVRLPLRKGEDLERYEGMLLRFPQRLTATETYALGRYGEVTVSAGGRLFQPTDGHGSTQAGNDARRLLVDDGSNVQNPDTIPYTDPRVLRIGDSTQGLTGVLGYGFGEYRLQPTVKARFANANRRPAKPRHVGGNVRVASFNTLNWFTTLGERGADTAQEQERQLAKLTAALKGLDADVVGLMEVENNGDAAVGALVDALNRATGAGTYAWVRHPRPGADAIHVALIYKPGKVTPVGAARSSQDPVFDRPPLVQTFRPASGRTPFTVIVNHFKSKGCDGATGPDADQGDGQGCYNARRVAQAEAVAAIADASPNPLVIGDLNAYAAEDPVKVLTDGGLVSQTRRFVPPHERYSYVFDGQSGELDHILAGRSLSRRATGATIWHVNSDEPVFLDYNTEFNPPEFYRPDAFRSSDHDPVLLGLRLR encoded by the coding sequence ATGCGCCGAACAGCAGCAGCGATCGCGACCGTCCTGACCGCCGGAGTCGCCGGCGGGGTCCCGGCGGCCGCCGCCGCGGAGCCGCCCGGCTGCGGCACCCCCGCCGACCACCGGATCTCCGAGGTGCAGGGCCCCGGCGAGACCAGCCCGGTGAACGGGCGGACGGTCCGGGTCGAGGGCGTCGTCACCGCGGACTTCCAGCGCCCCGACCAGCTCGGCGGCTTCTTCGTCCAGGACCCCGTCCCCGACGCCGACCCGCGGACCTCCGAAGGGCTCTTCGTCTACTCGGCGCAGGAGGTCTCGGTCGGCGACCGCGTCCTCGTGACCGGCAGGGCGACCGAGTTCAACGGGCTCACCGAGCTGTCGCCCGTCTCGTCCGTCGACGTCTGCGGGAGGGGCCGGGTGGCCCCGGTGAACGTCCGGCTGCCGCTGCGGAAGGGCGAGGACCTGGAACGGTACGAGGGCATGCTGCTGCGGTTCCCGCAGCGGCTCACCGCCACCGAGACCTACGCGCTCGGGCGGTACGGCGAGGTCACCGTGTCCGCGGGCGGCCGCCTCTTCCAGCCGACCGACGGGCACGGCTCCACCCAGGCGGGCAACGACGCGCGGCGGCTCCTCGTCGACGACGGGTCGAACGTCCAGAACCCGGACACGATCCCGTACACCGACCCGCGCGTCCTGCGGATCGGCGACTCGACGCAGGGGCTGACCGGCGTCCTCGGTTACGGCTTCGGCGAGTACCGCCTCCAGCCGACCGTGAAGGCGCGCTTCGCCAACGCCAACCGGCGTCCCGCCAAGCCCCGGCACGTCGGCGGCAACGTCCGGGTTGCGAGCTTCAACACGTTGAACTGGTTCACCACTCTCGGCGAGCGCGGCGCGGACACGGCGCAGGAACAGGAGCGGCAGCTCGCCAAGCTGACCGCCGCGCTGAAGGGCCTCGACGCCGACGTCGTCGGGCTCATGGAGGTCGAGAACAACGGCGACGCCGCCGTGGGCGCGCTGGTCGACGCGCTCAACCGGGCCACGGGCGCCGGGACGTACGCGTGGGTGAGGCACCCTCGTCCCGGAGCGGACGCGATCCACGTCGCGCTCATCTACAAGCCGGGGAAGGTCACGCCGGTCGGCGCCGCGCGGTCGTCGCAGGACCCGGTGTTCGACCGGCCGCCGCTCGTGCAGACGTTCCGGCCCGCGTCGGGCAGGACGCCCTTCACGGTGATCGTCAACCACTTCAAGTCGAAGGGGTGCGACGGCGCCACCGGGCCCGACGCCGACCAGGGCGACGGGCAGGGCTGCTACAACGCCCGCCGCGTCGCCCAGGCCGAGGCCGTCGCCGCGATCGCGGACGCGTCGCCGAACCCGCTCGTCATCGGCGACCTCAACGCCTACGCCGCCGAGGACCCCGTCAAGGTGCTGACGGACGGCGGCCTGGTGAGCCAGACCAGGCGGTTCGTCCCGCCGCACGAGCGGTACAGCTACGTCTTCGACGGCCAGTCCGGCGAGCTGGACCACATCCTGGCCGGGAGGTCGCTGTCGCGGCGCGCGACCGGCGCCACGATCTGGCACGTCAACAGCGACGAGCCGGTGTTCCTCGACTACAACACCGAGTTCAACCCGCCGGAGTTCTACCGGCCGGACGCGTTCCGCTCCTCCGACCACGACCCCGTCCTGCTGGGGCTCCGCCTGCGCTGA
- a CDS encoding PucR family transcriptional regulator produces MAALPQLGLRSLTGPIPDKTVMWVAVSELEDPTPFLEGGELLLTTGMRLTPANAAGYVSRLVGRGVAGLGFAVGVIHDAVPGELLAAARDQGLVLLEVPRPTPFIAVGKAVSRMLAAEWYEDVTRAFQAQRTLTRAALTGRDALVARLARLLGGWALLLDPSGGVRHAEPASAAGRAAALAPELARLRRSPNAHGQDSPSASMALSLPGEHIVVQRIGLGGRPRGFLAVGTRAPLPHVAHTIVGAAVALLTLQSETPRSGRDLRASLAALLLGRPGDAPAAPRGPVRVMACTGGTAALDALESDPAGARCPALPLEGRVAVIVPDEVSGAVETLLAGTGRVGVSDPVYPAARDLPAALRQAEDALAAAARSERRVLRHSDLPGQGLLGLLEPGPARAFADALLAPLRREGLVETVRAYVAANGQGEAAARALGVHRHTLRSRMRKAAGVLGRDPDDPAVRAELWIALAVASSGDGAIGHHGDSQSPTP; encoded by the coding sequence GTGGCCGCACTGCCCCAGCTCGGCCTCCGGTCGCTGACCGGCCCCATCCCGGACAAGACCGTCATGTGGGTCGCGGTCAGCGAACTGGAGGACCCGACGCCGTTCCTGGAGGGCGGCGAGCTGCTCCTGACCACCGGCATGCGGCTGACCCCGGCGAACGCCGCCGGCTACGTGTCGCGGCTCGTCGGGCGCGGCGTCGCCGGGCTCGGGTTCGCGGTCGGCGTCATCCACGACGCCGTCCCCGGCGAGCTGCTCGCCGCCGCCCGCGACCAGGGGCTCGTCCTGCTGGAGGTCCCGCGGCCCACCCCGTTCATCGCGGTCGGCAAGGCGGTGTCGCGGATGCTCGCCGCCGAGTGGTACGAGGACGTGACCCGCGCGTTCCAGGCGCAGCGGACGCTGACCCGCGCCGCGCTCACCGGACGGGACGCCCTCGTCGCCCGGCTGGCCCGGCTGCTCGGCGGCTGGGCGCTGCTGCTCGACCCGTCCGGCGGCGTGCGGCACGCCGAACCGGCCTCCGCCGCGGGCCGGGCCGCGGCGCTGGCACCCGAGCTGGCCCGCCTGCGGAGATCGCCGAACGCGCACGGGCAGGACTCGCCGTCCGCGAGCATGGCGCTGTCCCTGCCGGGCGAGCACATCGTCGTGCAGCGGATCGGGCTCGGCGGGCGGCCCCGCGGATTCCTCGCCGTCGGGACCCGCGCGCCGCTCCCCCACGTCGCGCACACGATCGTCGGGGCGGCCGTCGCGCTGCTGACCCTGCAGTCGGAGACGCCGCGCTCGGGCCGCGACCTGCGGGCCTCGCTCGCGGCGCTGCTGCTCGGGCGCCCCGGCGACGCGCCGGCGGCGCCGCGCGGGCCGGTCCGGGTCATGGCCTGCACCGGCGGGACCGCCGCGCTGGACGCGCTGGAGTCCGACCCCGCCGGCGCGCGCTGCCCGGCGCTGCCGCTGGAGGGTCGCGTCGCGGTCATCGTCCCGGACGAGGTGAGCGGCGCGGTCGAGACGCTGCTCGCGGGCACCGGCCGCGTCGGCGTCAGCGACCCCGTCTATCCCGCCGCGCGGGACCTGCCGGCCGCGCTGCGGCAGGCCGAGGACGCGCTGGCCGCGGCCGCCCGCTCGGAACGCCGCGTCCTGCGCCACTCCGACCTCCCCGGGCAGGGCCTCCTCGGGCTGTTGGAGCCGGGGCCCGCGCGCGCCTTCGCCGACGCGCTGCTCGCCCCGCTCCGCCGCGAGGGCCTGGTCGAGACCGTCCGGGCGTACGTCGCGGCGAACGGGCAGGGCGAGGCGGCGGCGCGGGCGCTCGGCGTGCACCGGCACACCCTGCGGTCACGGATGCGCAAGGCCGCCGGCGTCCTGGGCCGCGACCCCGACGACCCGGCGGTCCGCGCCGAACTGTGGATCGCGCTCGCCGTCGCGTCCAGCGGAGACGGCGCGATTGGACATCATGGAGACTCGCAATCGCCCACGCCGTAG
- a CDS encoding helix-turn-helix domain-containing protein, producing MTEVHARSSGDDLSAQPWRDVPREEARWMRPHLPALVDAMVEGVLRHVPEYARPDDPVYVDVMRVAAERGMGHFVQMIADPDASWREVHQVFFDIGYGEAVEGRSLEHLQNALRIASRTAWRYLSREADRLQKPRELAISLAEVNFAYLDLLASAAAQGYARAREKAAGEREQRRGRLLSLLLSDPPAPRDVVAEQAALAGWPLPERLAVIVLNPRPGGGGEGPAGLPPALLSGLDRGRPCLVMPDPDRPGGADRLTATLAGWTGAIGPSVPVDQAGVSLHWAHRTLELMAAGRLDGLRGDGGARPGGLVHADRYVPDLLLQEGWTLAEAAARRRLAPLTALGPHRGRRLAVTLLALLRHGFNATDAAEALRVHPQTVRYRLAQLHEIFDYDIEDPALRLELMLLLPVWLEDAGKERA from the coding sequence TTGACCGAAGTCCACGCGAGGTCCTCCGGGGACGACCTGTCGGCGCAGCCGTGGCGGGACGTTCCCAGGGAAGAGGCCCGCTGGATGCGGCCGCACCTTCCCGCGCTGGTCGACGCGATGGTGGAGGGCGTGCTGCGGCACGTCCCCGAGTACGCCCGGCCGGACGACCCGGTCTATGTCGACGTGATGCGGGTCGCGGCGGAGCGGGGCATGGGCCACTTCGTCCAGATGATCGCCGACCCCGACGCGTCGTGGCGGGAGGTGCACCAGGTCTTCTTCGACATCGGGTACGGGGAGGCGGTCGAGGGGCGGTCGCTGGAGCACCTGCAGAACGCGCTGCGGATCGCGTCGCGGACGGCCTGGCGGTACCTGTCGCGGGAGGCCGACCGGCTGCAGAAGCCGCGCGAGCTGGCGATCTCGCTGGCCGAGGTGAACTTCGCGTACCTGGACCTGCTGGCCTCCGCCGCCGCGCAGGGCTACGCGCGGGCGCGGGAGAAGGCGGCGGGCGAGCGGGAGCAGCGGCGCGGCAGGCTGCTGAGCCTGCTGCTGTCCGACCCGCCCGCGCCGCGGGACGTCGTCGCGGAGCAGGCGGCCCTGGCGGGCTGGCCGCTGCCCGAGCGGCTGGCGGTGATCGTGCTGAACCCGCGGCCGGGCGGCGGCGGGGAGGGGCCCGCGGGGCTGCCGCCAGCCCTGCTGAGCGGCCTGGACCGGGGGCGGCCCTGCCTGGTCATGCCCGACCCGGACCGGCCGGGCGGGGCGGACCGGCTCACCGCCACGCTGGCCGGCTGGACCGGCGCGATCGGGCCGTCGGTGCCGGTGGACCAGGCCGGGGTGTCGCTGCACTGGGCGCACCGGACGCTGGAGCTGATGGCGGCCGGGCGCCTCGACGGGCTGCGGGGCGACGGCGGGGCGCGGCCCGGCGGGCTCGTCCACGCCGACCGGTACGTGCCGGACCTGCTGCTCCAGGAGGGCTGGACGCTGGCCGAGGCGGCGGCACGGCGCAGGCTCGCCCCGCTCACCGCGCTCGGCCCGCACCGCGGCCGCCGGCTGGCGGTCACGCTGCTGGCGCTGCTCAGGCACGGCTTCAACGCGACCGACGCGGCGGAGGCGCTGCGGGTGCACCCGCAGACGGTCCGGTACCGGCTCGCGCAGCTCCACGAGATCTTCGACTACGACATCGAGGACCCCGCGCTGCGGCTGGAGCTGATGCTGCTCCTGCCCGTATGGCTCGAGGATGCCGGGAAGGAGCGGGCCTGA
- the selA gene encoding L-seryl-tRNA(Sec) selenium transferase — MDHEPGPAGDGRRRIARTDALLAEPRLAEAAERLGRGVVKAAVVAAQRRARAGEIPPDAVADAAVESLPPTACGLRPVINATGVLLHTNLGRAPLSDAAREAVAVASGATDVELDLETGRRAKRGRSALAALLERVPQAEAAHVVNNGAAALALAAAALAGDREIVISRGEMVEIGDGFRIPELLAATGARLREVGTTNRTAPEDYAAAVGPDTGFILKVHPSNFRVTGFTRGADVAELTGLGAPVVADIGSGLLAPEPLLPDEPDAASMLKAGAHLVTASGDKLLGGPQCGLVLGREDLVRRLARHPLARALRVDKMTLAALEATVRGPRTPTEEALHADEAALRARAERLTAHLREAGVDAVAAATEAAVGGGGAPGVVLPSAAVSLPDAYAAPLRQGTPAVMGRVEDGRCLLDLRAVPPERDGELAEAVRAATP; from the coding sequence ATGGATCATGAGCCGGGGCCCGCCGGGGACGGGCGGCGGCGCATCGCGCGGACGGACGCGCTGCTCGCCGAGCCGCGGCTCGCGGAGGCGGCGGAGCGGCTCGGGCGCGGCGTGGTGAAGGCGGCCGTCGTCGCGGCGCAGCGGCGGGCCAGGGCGGGGGAGATCCCGCCGGACGCGGTGGCCGACGCGGCGGTGGAGTCGCTGCCCCCGACCGCCTGCGGGCTGCGTCCCGTGATCAACGCGACCGGCGTCCTGCTGCACACCAACCTGGGGCGGGCGCCCCTGTCGGACGCCGCGCGGGAGGCGGTGGCCGTCGCGTCGGGGGCGACCGACGTGGAACTCGACCTGGAGACGGGCCGGCGCGCGAAGCGGGGCCGGTCGGCGCTGGCGGCGCTGCTGGAGCGGGTGCCGCAGGCGGAGGCGGCGCACGTCGTCAACAACGGCGCCGCGGCGCTCGCGCTCGCGGCGGCCGCGCTCGCCGGCGACCGGGAGATCGTGATCAGCCGCGGCGAGATGGTGGAGATCGGGGACGGGTTCCGCATCCCCGAGCTGCTGGCCGCGACCGGCGCGCGGCTGCGGGAGGTCGGGACGACCAACCGCACCGCGCCGGAGGACTACGCGGCGGCCGTGGGACCGGACACCGGCTTCATCCTCAAGGTCCATCCGTCGAACTTCCGCGTCACCGGCTTCACCCGCGGCGCCGACGTCGCGGAGCTGACCGGGCTCGGCGCGCCCGTCGTCGCCGACATCGGGTCGGGGCTGCTCGCGCCCGAGCCGCTGCTGCCGGACGAGCCCGACGCGGCGTCCATGCTCAAGGCGGGCGCGCACCTGGTCACCGCCAGCGGCGACAAGCTGCTCGGCGGGCCGCAGTGCGGGCTCGTCCTCGGGCGGGAGGACCTGGTGCGGCGCCTGGCCCGCCACCCGCTCGCGCGGGCGCTGCGCGTGGACAAGATGACGCTCGCCGCGCTGGAGGCCACCGTCCGCGGCCCGCGCACCCCGACCGAGGAGGCCCTCCACGCGGACGAGGCGGCGCTGCGGGCCCGCGCCGAACGGCTCACCGCGCACCTGCGCGAGGCGGGCGTGGACGCCGTGGCCGCCGCCACCGAGGCGGCGGTCGGGGGCGGCGGCGCGCCCGGCGTCGTGCTGCCGAGCGCGGCGGTGTCGCTGCCGGACGCGTACGCGGCGCCGCTGCGGCAGGGGACGCCGGCCGTGATGGGCCGCGTCGAGGACGGGCGGTGCCTGCTCGACCTGCGCGCGGTGCCCCCGGAACGGGACGGCGAGCTCGCCGAGGCGGTGCGGGCGGCCACGCCATGA
- the gabT gene encoding 4-aminobutyrate--2-oxoglutarate transaminase, which translates to MTSNGFPAPGRLPQERRIVTEIPGPRSRELQERRLTAVAPGVGSVLPVYVTDADGGVVVDADGNSLIDFGSGIAVTGVGNANPRVAARVAEQAGRFTHTCFMVAPYESYVAVCENLNRITPGDHEKRSILVNSGAEAVENAVKIARYATGRPAVVVFDHGYHGRTLLTMTLTAKNMPYKHGFGPYAPEVYRAPLAYPYRWPTGPDGCGPEAAAQVVDQITKQIGPSNVAAVLIEPILGEGGFIEPAPGFLPAIAEFCRSNGILFIADEVQTGFARTGDMFACEHEGIVPDLVATAKGIAGGLPLAAVTGRADIMDKVHGGGLGGTYGGNPLACEAALAVLEEIEEGKLTRRAARIGEIMLPRLRALAERYPAVGDVRGRGAMLAIELVRPGTKDPDPELTARVARRCHERGLLVLTAGTYGNVLRFLPPFVIPEDLLNEGLDILEESFAD; encoded by the coding sequence ATGACCAGCAACGGTTTCCCCGCCCCCGGCCGCCTGCCGCAGGAACGCCGCATCGTCACCGAGATCCCCGGGCCGCGCTCCCGGGAACTCCAGGAGCGCCGTCTCACGGCGGTCGCACCCGGCGTCGGCAGCGTGCTGCCGGTGTACGTGACGGACGCGGACGGCGGCGTGGTCGTCGACGCCGACGGCAACTCGCTGATCGACTTCGGCTCGGGCATCGCGGTCACCGGCGTCGGCAACGCCAACCCGCGGGTCGCCGCGCGGGTCGCCGAGCAGGCCGGCCGGTTCACCCACACCTGCTTCATGGTCGCGCCGTACGAGTCGTACGTCGCGGTGTGCGAGAACCTCAACCGCATCACGCCCGGCGACCACGAGAAGCGGTCGATCCTGGTCAACAGCGGGGCCGAGGCCGTGGAGAACGCCGTCAAGATCGCCCGGTACGCGACCGGGCGGCCGGCGGTCGTCGTGTTCGACCACGGCTACCACGGCCGGACGCTGCTCACGATGACGCTGACCGCGAAGAACATGCCGTACAAGCACGGCTTCGGTCCCTACGCCCCGGAGGTGTACCGGGCCCCGCTCGCCTACCCCTACCGGTGGCCGACCGGCCCGGACGGGTGCGGCCCCGAGGCCGCCGCGCAGGTCGTCGACCAGATCACCAAGCAGATCGGCCCGTCGAACGTCGCGGCGGTGCTGATCGAGCCGATCCTGGGCGAGGGCGGGTTCATCGAACCCGCGCCGGGGTTCCTGCCCGCGATCGCGGAGTTCTGCCGCTCCAACGGCATCCTGTTCATCGCCGACGAGGTCCAGACGGGCTTCGCCCGGACGGGGGACATGTTCGCCTGCGAGCACGAGGGAATCGTCCCCGACCTCGTCGCCACCGCGAAGGGCATCGCCGGCGGGCTGCCGCTCGCCGCGGTCACCGGGCGCGCCGACATCATGGACAAGGTGCACGGCGGCGGCCTCGGGGGCACCTACGGCGGCAACCCCCTCGCCTGCGAGGCGGCGCTCGCCGTACTGGAGGAGATCGAGGAGGGCAAGCTCACCCGGCGCGCCGCCCGCATCGGCGAGATCATGCTGCCCCGGCTGCGCGCCCTCGCGGAGCGGTACCCCGCCGTCGGGGACGTCCGGGGACGCGGCGCGATGCTCGCGATCGAGCTGGTGCGGCCCGGCACCAAGGACCCCGATCCCGAGCTGACCGCGCGGGTCGCGCGCCGCTGCCACGAGCGGGGCCTGCTCGTCCTCACCGCCGGGACCTACGGGAACGTGCTGCGGTTCCTGCCGCCGTTCGTCATCCCGGAGGACCTCCTGAACGAGGGACTCGACATTCTGGAGGAGTCGTTCGCGGACTGA